A single genomic interval of Nostoc commune NIES-4072 harbors:
- a CDS encoding aminotransferase-like domain-containing protein translates to MAATTPAYRITDLFAERARNIAPPTYSTELTKITTVSFTYGLADPILFPHAHLATASAAVLAEEAPLALNYGPPSAQLYEQIILRLQAKGITTDRDRLIIGYGSGQILGLLPDVFVEPGDVVIVEGPTFLGVVVRFVQAGARIITIPVDELGMDVDALEVTLSDLKKQGIRSRFIYTIPTFHNPTGTTMPLFRRQKLVALAAEYGVLVVEDDAYSDLRFQGEIVPPLATLDKEGWVLYVSTFSKIIAPGIRLGWACGDPAIIERLAMFKSEGPVGPFVSHVVARYCATGKLENHIQELIACYKHKCNLLLEAIAQEFPSDVVAKRPDGGFFVWCKLPSYISAKALLMAASEHGVSFLPGTRCYTNGQGDDAIRLAFSFQPTQNIVEGIATLGAVLRGWRH, encoded by the coding sequence ATGGCTGCCACTACCCCTGCTTACCGAATTACTGATTTGTTCGCCGAACGGGCTAGAAACATCGCACCACCAACCTACAGTACAGAGTTAACCAAAATTACCACTGTCAGCTTTACTTACGGTCTAGCTGATCCAATTCTCTTTCCTCATGCTCACTTGGCTACTGCAAGTGCTGCTGTGCTGGCAGAAGAGGCTCCCCTCGCTCTCAATTACGGCCCACCTTCAGCTCAACTATACGAGCAAATTATCCTCCGTTTGCAGGCTAAAGGAATCACTACCGATCGCGATCGCCTAATCATTGGCTATGGTTCTGGTCAGATTTTGGGCTTGCTACCAGATGTGTTTGTCGAACCTGGTGATGTGGTAATTGTGGAAGGCCCAACCTTTCTGGGAGTAGTTGTGAGATTTGTCCAAGCTGGCGCACGCATAATTACCATTCCTGTGGATGAATTGGGGATGGATGTAGATGCCCTAGAAGTAACATTGAGCGATTTGAAGAAGCAGGGCATCCGATCCCGGTTTATTTACACCATCCCCACCTTTCACAATCCCACAGGCACTACTATGCCGTTATTTCGCCGTCAAAAATTGGTAGCATTAGCGGCTGAATATGGCGTGCTGGTGGTGGAAGACGATGCTTATAGCGATTTGCGTTTCCAAGGGGAAATTGTGCCCCCCTTGGCAACCCTCGACAAGGAAGGGTGGGTATTATATGTGAGTACCTTCTCGAAAATTATTGCGCCCGGTATCAGGTTGGGATGGGCTTGTGGCGATCCAGCGATTATTGAGCGGCTGGCAATGTTCAAAAGTGAGGGGCCGGTGGGGCCATTTGTCAGTCATGTCGTTGCCCGCTATTGTGCCACAGGCAAATTAGAGAATCACATTCAGGAGTTAATTGCCTGCTACAAGCATAAGTGCAATTTGTTGTTAGAAGCGATCGCTCAAGAGTTTCCCAGTGATGTAGTTGCAAAGCGTCCCGATGGCGGCTTCTTCGTTTGGTGTAAATTGCCCTCATACATTAGCGCCAAAGCACTTCTAATGGCTGCCAGTGAACACGGTGTCAGTTTTCTACCAGGGACTCGCTGCTACACTAATGGACAGGGGGATGATGCGATCAGGTTAGCTTTTAGCTTTCAGCCAACTCAGAATATTGTTGAGGGAATCGCTACATTAGGAGCAGTGTTGCGCGGATGGCGACACTAA
- a CDS encoding serine/threonine phosphatase, whose protein sequence is MLICPQCKFENPNSNKFCQSCGMSLTHKVCPECSTDDVPVNALRCHNCGTECGTVFWAIIAKETTAKALGVEEDVAEKGDEGDEGAISSSSSLFASSQIAPGSYLDSQERYQLLDPLPAQTETDTITDVGVRVLDCQPYQISPIEAILASQQSDLLTPSVEANRIPHLAKLYIALQYQGQPGIPPIHDAWQQGNMQIVIIEDRSHWQLLLDLWQEETTSSLKILHWCYEMTQLWALLEPVGCRQSLLDLSNLRLDEDQTLALQRLYVESSNSLPVIESPEDAESETSAIPEQPLTIQALGRVWQALFRQSQRTQFGPVVQLLGDLEIGKIQTMAQLRSRLEEISIELEALPSATLPPIKEKNTAVPIIPQSDEPEKSESKIDDMPTVVLAMQLSSLEDAGRTDVGRQRHHNEDYFGIETKIQKLESPKSRVLEGHGLYILCDGMGGHAGGEIASKLGVDTLRQYFQEHWITNQLPTEDSIREAVFLANEAIYKLNQQDARSGVGRMGTTLVMLLIQDTQVAVAHVGDSRLYRLTRKRGLEQVTVDHEVGQREITRGVEASIAYARPDAYQLTQALGPRDENSINPDVDFFEINEDTLLLLVSDGLSDNDLIETHWQTHLEPLLSSGVNLEQGVIDLIDLANQHNGHDNITGILIRAKVRPNLES, encoded by the coding sequence ATGCTGATTTGCCCTCAGTGTAAATTTGAAAATCCCAATAGCAATAAATTCTGTCAAAGCTGTGGCATGTCCCTGACCCACAAGGTCTGTCCTGAATGCAGTACCGATGATGTACCTGTGAATGCACTACGTTGTCATAACTGTGGCACGGAATGTGGAACAGTGTTTTGGGCAATTATTGCTAAGGAAACGACTGCGAAAGCTTTGGGAGTAGAGGAAGATGTGGCAGAAAAGGGAGATGAGGGAGATGAGGGAGCAATATCTTCTTCATCTTCTCTATTCGCTAGTTCTCAGATTGCACCAGGCTCCTATTTAGACTCTCAAGAGCGCTATCAATTGTTAGATCCGCTACCTGCTCAAACGGAAACTGACACCATTACTGATGTTGGTGTGAGAGTTCTAGACTGCCAGCCGTATCAAATATCACCCATTGAGGCAATACTAGCAAGTCAACAATCAGATTTACTAACGCCATCAGTGGAAGCAAATAGAATTCCTCATCTTGCTAAACTTTATATTGCATTACAATACCAAGGTCAGCCGGGGATACCGCCGATTCACGATGCATGGCAGCAGGGAAATATGCAGATAGTCATAATCGAAGACCGCTCACATTGGCAGCTTTTACTCGATTTATGGCAAGAAGAAACCACAAGTTCGTTAAAAATTTTACACTGGTGTTATGAAATGACCCAACTTTGGGCGTTATTGGAACCAGTAGGTTGTCGTCAGAGCCTTTTAGATTTGTCGAACTTGCGATTGGATGAAGACCAAACGCTGGCACTACAAAGGTTGTATGTGGAATCATCCAATTCTTTGCCTGTCATCGAGTCGCCAGAAGATGCTGAAAGCGAAACATCTGCTATTCCAGAGCAACCGTTAACCATTCAAGCTTTAGGGCGGGTTTGGCAAGCGCTATTTAGGCAATCTCAACGCACTCAATTTGGCCCTGTAGTCCAACTGTTGGGGGATTTAGAGATAGGTAAGATTCAGACGATGGCACAATTGCGATCGCGTTTGGAGGAAATCTCTATTGAACTGGAAGCACTACCAAGCGCAACTTTACCCCCAATAAAGGAGAAAAATACTGCTGTGCCAATTATCCCACAATCAGATGAGCCAGAAAAATCAGAAAGCAAAATTGATGATATGCCAACTGTTGTGCTGGCGATGCAGTTAAGTAGCTTAGAAGATGCGGGACGCACAGATGTAGGGCGTCAACGTCATCATAATGAAGACTACTTTGGCATTGAAACCAAAATTCAAAAGCTGGAGTCGCCCAAAAGTCGAGTCTTGGAAGGGCATGGTTTGTATATTCTCTGTGATGGGATGGGTGGACATGCTGGCGGCGAGATAGCCAGTAAGTTAGGAGTCGACACCCTAAGGCAATACTTTCAAGAACACTGGATTACTAACCAACTGCCAACAGAAGATAGTATTCGTGAGGCAGTGTTTTTAGCTAATGAGGCGATTTACAAGCTCAATCAACAAGATGCCCGTTCTGGAGTTGGGCGCATGGGTACAACTCTGGTAATGCTCTTAATTCAAGATACTCAAGTAGCAGTTGCTCATGTGGGAGATAGCCGTCTCTATCGCTTGACACGCAAGCGGGGACTAGAACAAGTCACAGTAGATCACGAAGTTGGGCAACGGGAAATTACACGCGGAGTGGAAGCAAGCATAGCTTACGCCCGCCCAGATGCCTACCAACTCACCCAAGCTTTGGGGCCTCGTGACGAAAACTCGATTAATCCCGATGTGGATTTTTTTGAGATTAATGAAGATACTCTTCTGTTATTGGTATCGGACGGTCTATCAGATAATGATTTAATAGAAACCCATTGGCAGACTCACTTAGAACCCTTACTGAGTTCTGGCGTTAACTTAGAACAGGGCGTTATAGACTTAATTGATTTAGCGAACCAACACAATGGTCACGACAATATTACTGGTATACTTATTCGGGCAAAAGTACGCCCAAATCTGGAAAGTTAA
- a CDS encoding protein kinase domain-containing protein: MVSLTLLEPQQKTPLQQWCFENSSIIRIGRAVDNHVVLTDSLVSRYHLELRHDSADNGGGWRLISQGTNGTFLNGVLVIQSPLPDNSLLQLAQGGPILKFQIQDVTVLESGVRSQQLQETEENAVATLHSAQGRYTCTHEGNSPNNLFCIHCGQPLSVQQKIRHYQVLRTLGQGGMGTTYLAWDAAGQVAGMPQLLVLKQMNADMVKIAKAQELFEREAYTLKSLNHPGIPKYYDFFVEDGKKYLAMELIHGQDLERRVYTTGPVTPSQAIAWMIQTCDILDYLHSQEPPLIHRDIKPANLMVRNSVNRIVVLDFGAVKEIGTAPGTRIGAEGYCAPEQERGQPLTQSDLYAIGPTLIFLLTGENPFKYYRQRGRNFRFDVAKVPTISSQLRDIIDRVTEPLPRDRYQTAKELAGALAGCQ; this comes from the coding sequence GTGGTTAGTCTGACTTTGTTAGAACCGCAACAGAAAACGCCCCTCCAGCAGTGGTGCTTTGAGAACTCTTCCATAATTCGGATTGGTCGAGCGGTAGATAATCATGTTGTTTTAACTGATAGTTTAGTTTCGCGTTATCATCTAGAACTGAGACACGATTCTGCCGACAATGGCGGTGGTTGGCGGCTGATTAGTCAGGGTACTAATGGGACTTTCCTCAACGGTGTCCTTGTAATTCAGAGTCCGTTACCAGATAATTCATTGTTGCAACTGGCACAGGGAGGCCCAATACTGAAATTCCAAATTCAGGATGTAACAGTACTGGAAAGTGGTGTGCGATCGCAACAGTTGCAAGAAACAGAAGAAAACGCCGTTGCAACACTGCATTCAGCCCAAGGTAGATACACTTGCACCCATGAAGGCAATTCCCCAAACAATCTCTTTTGCATCCACTGCGGCCAACCTCTCTCAGTACAACAGAAAATTCGCCATTATCAAGTGTTGCGAACTCTCGGACAAGGAGGTATGGGTACTACTTATCTCGCTTGGGATGCGGCTGGTCAAGTTGCGGGTATGCCACAATTGCTGGTGTTGAAGCAAATGAATGCTGATATGGTAAAAATTGCCAAAGCTCAAGAATTATTTGAGCGAGAGGCGTATACTCTCAAATCCCTTAACCATCCAGGAATTCCCAAGTATTACGACTTCTTTGTAGAAGACGGAAAAAAATACTTAGCAATGGAACTAATCCACGGACAAGATTTAGAGAGACGTGTCTATACTACTGGGCCAGTTACACCAAGCCAAGCGATCGCTTGGATGATCCAAACCTGCGATATCTTAGACTATCTTCATAGCCAAGAGCCGCCACTGATTCACCGCGATATTAAACCCGCCAACTTAATGGTGCGAAATTCAGTAAATCGCATAGTGGTGCTAGATTTTGGCGCAGTTAAGGAAATTGGCACAGCCCCCGGTACTCGGATTGGTGCAGAAGGTTACTGCGCTCCTGAGCAAGAACGAGGACAACCTTTAACTCAATCTGATTTGTATGCAATTGGGCCAACGTTGATTTTTCTGCTCACAGGCGAAAACCCTTTCAAGTATTACCGCCAACGAGGGCGAAACTTCAGATTTGATGTGGCAAAAGTTCCCACCATTAGTTCCCAATTAAGAGATATCATTGATCGCGTTACAGAACCATTACCACGCGATCGCTATCAAACTGCAAAGGAATTAGCTGGGGCGTTAGCTGGTTGCCAATAG
- a CDS encoding DUF4327 family protein, with product MTQQVIHPMVKLQRNVQSLIESNIIKPSDSIWKIALLYGNEWQHWKQELLDFGFSMQDPVSELLAVETWDEE from the coding sequence ATGACTCAGCAAGTGATTCACCCAATGGTGAAATTGCAGCGCAATGTGCAATCACTCATAGAATCGAACATTATCAAGCCAAGCGATAGCATCTGGAAAATCGCTTTGCTCTACGGTAATGAATGGCAGCACTGGAAACAGGAACTGCTTGACTTTGGCTTTAGTATGCAAGACCCAGTTAGTGAATTGCTAGCTGTAGAGACTTGGGATGAGGAATAG
- a CDS encoding tetratricopeptide repeat protein yields MASSGEDYLINRSKQIKRRQKLVTIISMVSFLSSIVFSAVPLIRQATEPSKTVVPSPDFSLEQKARSFEMVLKREPENVVALEGLVNVRLGLKDIQGAIQGLERLVKLRPDRPSYKVLLEQLKKAQVNSNSQTNNQSKPN; encoded by the coding sequence ATGGCTAGTTCAGGGGAAGACTACCTAATTAACCGCAGCAAGCAAATTAAGCGGCGACAAAAGTTAGTAACAATAATCTCTATGGTCTCGTTCTTAAGTTCCATTGTGTTTTCGGCGGTTCCTTTAATTAGACAGGCAACTGAGCCATCCAAAACAGTAGTTCCATCTCCAGATTTTTCATTAGAACAAAAGGCGCGGAGTTTTGAGATGGTTTTAAAACGAGAACCAGAGAACGTAGTGGCCTTGGAAGGGTTGGTAAATGTGCGCTTAGGGTTAAAAGATATTCAGGGTGCTATTCAAGGTTTAGAGAGGCTAGTCAAGTTACGTCCTGATAGGCCGAGCTACAAGGTTTTATTAGAGCAACTGAAAAAAGCACAAGTCAACAGCAATTCTCAAACAAATAATCAGTCCAAACCTAATTAA
- a CDS encoding glycosyltransferase: MNQPLFSIIIPTRERHLTLPYAIDSVLIQNYYNFELIIMDNFSSEETYKVVHEFKDERIKYFRANERLSISENWELGLSYTTGEYIFVLGDDDALMPDGLELASRLISEYNVNILSWSRYSYGWPNAIVPWIRNRLQLNLLSHAELWNSKERLKQFYNYQLSHEFLPMVYNSFVHRKIIERIKSIYGKYFMSSTMATAPDVYSGLVNAYFTDSYLYSFRSISIIGSSGYSLGASVCYQSFKSEPLKDALKDEKEDYRSKVHPILIPTTNQEIGFAHLQLRTKELFFPSDTELEVNIENLLNFVIQHINRDPGTYEITLKDIEALAQKHGISVANLNIPDKLTNLNTNVEGYQGLIFTSDGTSRQLIINCEQVGISNVAQAVKLAQGILPRMEKIVVSTTDINKLTKKEELQLKSQKYEENEQSVPRVLVDGVFFQLYKTGIARVWKSLLEQWANTKFADHILVLDRANTAPKINGINYRTIHAYNYNNTEGDRQILQQICDEERAELFISSYYTTPITTPSVFMAYDMIPEVLGGNLNEPMWREKHNGIQHASAFIAISENTAKDLSTFFSDIPLESITVAHCGVDSLFCPASEVEINAFKYKYGINKPYFLLSGLGGYKNAILFFQAFAQLSNKHNFDIVATGAGNQLPSEWRQYTAGCTFHALQLSDEELRLAYAGAVALVYPSQYEGFGMPVIEAMACGSPVITTPNASLPEAGGDAVIYVKDDDIQGMVDALCEVQKPSCRNLLINAGLEQAKHFSWFKMAEIVKIALIKASFSDLNFKETNIIVFPDWSTDEEQLGLELMDLIQLIISHPNHKQITLLIDINGIVQEEADLLLQSIAMNLMMQEEIDITEELTISLLRDLTDNRWQSLIPCINARFVLEHENKQIVANQQVRQIPLCSIENI, translated from the coding sequence ATGAATCAGCCCTTATTTTCTATTATTATACCTACCAGAGAAAGACATTTAACCTTACCCTACGCAATAGACAGCGTATTAATTCAAAATTACTATAATTTTGAATTAATTATTATGGATAACTTTAGCAGCGAAGAAACCTATAAAGTTGTTCATGAATTTAAAGATGAAAGAATTAAATATTTTCGCGCTAATGAGAGACTGTCTATATCTGAAAATTGGGAATTGGGATTGTCTTACACTACTGGAGAATATATTTTTGTTTTAGGAGATGATGATGCTTTAATGCCAGATGGGCTTGAACTCGCTTCAAGGCTAATAAGTGAGTATAACGTTAATATTCTTTCTTGGTCTCGATACTCGTATGGCTGGCCCAATGCAATCGTACCTTGGATAAGAAATAGACTACAGCTAAATTTGTTATCTCATGCCGAGTTGTGGAATTCAAAAGAAAGACTGAAACAATTTTATAACTATCAGCTATCTCATGAATTTTTGCCTATGGTTTACAATTCTTTTGTCCATAGAAAAATAATAGAGCGTATTAAGTCGATTTATGGCAAATACTTTATGTCATCTACTATGGCGACAGCTCCAGATGTTTATTCTGGTCTTGTTAATGCCTATTTTACAGATAGCTATTTATATTCTTTCCGTTCTATATCTATTATTGGCAGTTCAGGATATAGTTTAGGCGCATCAGTATGTTACCAAAGTTTCAAGTCGGAACCTTTGAAAGATGCTCTCAAAGACGAAAAAGAAGATTATCGCTCAAAAGTGCATCCTATTTTAATTCCCACAACCAATCAAGAGATAGGTTTTGCACACTTACAACTTCGCACTAAAGAATTATTTTTCCCATCTGATACAGAACTTGAGGTAAATATAGAAAATTTATTAAATTTTGTAATTCAACACATTAATAGAGACCCGGGTACATATGAAATAACATTAAAAGATATTGAGGCACTAGCCCAAAAGCATGGTATTTCTGTTGCTAATTTGAACATACCTGATAAATTGACTAATTTGAATACTAATGTAGAAGGATACCAAGGACTTATTTTTACCTCAGACGGAACTTCAAGGCAATTAATTATTAACTGCGAACAAGTAGGGATATCAAATGTTGCTCAAGCAGTTAAATTGGCTCAGGGAATATTGCCTAGAATGGAAAAGATCGTAGTCTCTACTACTGATATTAATAAACTTACTAAAAAGGAGGAGTTACAACTTAAATCTCAAAAATATGAAGAAAATGAACAATCAGTGCCAAGAGTTTTGGTAGATGGGGTATTTTTTCAACTCTATAAAACCGGGATTGCAAGAGTTTGGAAATCCCTTTTGGAGCAATGGGCTAACACCAAATTTGCTGATCATATATTGGTCTTAGATCGGGCTAATACTGCACCGAAAATTAACGGTATTAATTATCGTACTATTCACGCTTACAATTATAATAATACTGAAGGCGATCGCCAGATTCTCCAGCAAATTTGCGATGAAGAAAGAGCAGAATTATTTATTTCAAGCTACTACACTACTCCTATTACTACCCCTTCTGTATTTATGGCTTATGACATGATACCAGAAGTATTAGGAGGCAACTTAAATGAACCGATGTGGAGGGAAAAACATAACGGAATTCAACACGCCTCTGCTTTTATTGCTATATCAGAAAACACAGCTAAGGACTTAAGTACATTTTTTTCAGATATACCATTAGAATCAATTACCGTTGCCCATTGTGGAGTAGATTCTCTTTTTTGCCCTGCTTCTGAAGTTGAAATAAACGCTTTTAAATATAAATATGGTATAAATAAACCCTATTTTCTATTAAGTGGCTTAGGAGGATATAAAAACGCAATTCTCTTTTTTCAAGCATTTGCCCAATTAAGCAACAAACATAATTTCGATATAGTAGCAACTGGTGCAGGTAATCAATTACCTTCTGAATGGCGACAATATACTGCGGGATGTACTTTTCACGCATTACAATTGAGTGATGAAGAATTAAGATTAGCTTATGCTGGGGCAGTGGCATTAGTTTATCCTTCTCAATATGAAGGTTTTGGAATGCCAGTAATTGAGGCAATGGCTTGTGGTTCTCCTGTAATTACTACTCCTAATGCCTCCTTACCTGAAGCCGGAGGAGATGCTGTAATTTACGTCAAAGATGATGATATTCAGGGCATGGTTGATGCTTTATGTGAAGTGCAAAAACCGAGTTGCAGAAACTTATTAATTAATGCAGGCTTAGAACAGGCGAAACATTTTTCTTGGTTCAAAATGGCAGAAATTGTAAAAATAGCCTTAATTAAAGCCTCATTTTCAGATTTGAATTTCAAAGAAACTAACATAATTGTTTTTCCAGATTGGTCAACAGATGAAGAACAATTAGGATTAGAATTGATGGATCTTATTCAATTAATCATATCCCATCCTAATCATAAGCAAATTACTCTACTGATCGATATCAATGGCATTGTACAAGAAGAAGCTGATTTATTATTGCAAAGTATAGCTATGAATCTTATGATGCAAGAAGAAATAGATATAACTGAGGAGTTGACAATTTCTTTATTAAGAGATTTGACTGATAACCGATGGCAAAGTTTAATTCCTTGTATTAATGCCAGATTTGTCTTAGAACATGAGAATAAACAGATAGTTGCCAATCAGCAAGTACGACAAATTCCTTTATGTTCTATAGAAAATATATAA
- a CDS encoding class I SAM-dependent methyltransferase → MIQNIKRNCPICNSQNKKFLFRQKFSLLSEGSLLTGYDVVVCENCGFGFADDIPEQTEFDIYYQQMSKYEYQDSGGKESGFDLMRFQIYVKTIKPYLLSTQSSILDLGCATGRLLSLFKESGYTNVKGLDPSPVCSDLAAKLYRIVVQTGNLWDIEIPGKPFNCIILSGVLEHIRDIDRALSRLSNILSDDGIVFIDVPNASKFSMYQDAPFQQFSMEHINFFSPFSLSNLMKSFGFLELLSLKENYPQSPNTICPSVSGIYKKIDNVNPASIVKDELTEIDLSNYITQSKKIEERIHQIINDVVDKASSILVWGTGTHTLRLMGTSRLSQAKISAFIDSNYRYQGKTIFDIPIISPDDIKNRDEPILISSRVFQESIKIQIKDILKLENNLILLY, encoded by the coding sequence ATGATTCAAAACATCAAACGCAACTGTCCCATCTGTAATAGCCAGAATAAGAAGTTCCTGTTTAGACAAAAATTCTCTCTCTTATCTGAGGGTAGCTTATTAACAGGTTATGATGTCGTTGTATGTGAAAATTGTGGTTTCGGTTTTGCTGACGATATTCCTGAACAGACTGAATTTGATATTTATTATCAGCAAATGTCGAAATATGAATATCAAGATAGTGGCGGTAAAGAATCAGGATTTGATCTGATGCGTTTTCAGATATACGTAAAAACTATTAAACCATATCTTCTATCAACACAATCTTCAATACTTGACTTAGGTTGTGCTACTGGTCGTCTTCTATCATTGTTTAAAGAAAGTGGGTATACAAATGTCAAAGGTTTAGATCCTTCTCCTGTATGTTCTGACCTAGCTGCAAAGTTGTATAGAATTGTTGTACAAACAGGGAATCTTTGGGATATAGAAATTCCTGGAAAGCCTTTTAATTGCATTATATTGAGTGGTGTGCTCGAACATATTCGAGATATAGATAGGGCATTATCTAGACTTAGTAATATATTATCTGATGATGGAATAGTTTTTATAGATGTTCCCAATGCTAGCAAATTTTCTATGTATCAAGATGCTCCATTTCAGCAATTTAGTATGGAGCATATTAACTTTTTTTCACCATTTTCTCTGTCTAATTTAATGAAAAGTTTTGGGTTTTTGGAGTTGCTTTCGTTGAAAGAAAATTATCCTCAAAGCCCTAATACAATTTGTCCGTCAGTTTCGGGTATTTATAAAAAAATAGATAATGTTAATCCAGCTTCTATAGTTAAAGATGAACTTACAGAAATAGACTTATCCAACTATATTACCCAATCTAAAAAAATTGAAGAGCGTATCCATCAAATTATTAATGATGTCGTGGATAAAGCATCTTCTATTCTTGTGTGGGGAACTGGCACTCATACATTGAGATTGATGGGAACTAGCAGATTATCTCAAGCAAAAATTTCAGCTTTTATTGATTCTAATTATCGCTATCAAGGAAAAACAATATTTGATATTCCCATCATTTCTCCTGATGATATAAAAAATAGAGATGAACCAATTCTCATCTCATCTCGTGTGTTTCAAGAAAGTATAAAAATACAAATTAAAGATATACTCAAACTTGAGAATAACTTAATTCTACTTTACTAA
- a CDS encoding radical SAM/SPASM domain-containing protein, translating to MSSIRVIERQSLESVIPLSSPYLLRIDPSNVCNFRCEFCPTGDPELLKSVNRPKGIMGYDLFCKIIDDVSEFEPKLKKLYFYKDGEPLLNKKLPDMIRYAKSKEVAEEYWITTNGSLLNPHINHQLIDTGLNLIRISIEAVNSEGYQKIAKIKLDYDKLKENIAHLYANRKNCKIHIKIVDYGLSDNEKEKFYHDFAEISTSINIDNLMGWSMSESKDFTLGTNPNKSPDGVALVSKEVCPFPFYTLTINFDGTVSVCCVDWSHSTLVGDVKQQSLKSIWLGEELLKFRKMHLQKERHKNKACGNCQYIDTLQDNLDQYSELILHKLTS from the coding sequence ATGTCATCAATAAGAGTAATAGAAAGACAATCCCTGGAATCTGTTATTCCTTTATCTTCACCCTATCTCCTTAGAATAGATCCATCTAATGTCTGTAATTTTCGATGTGAATTTTGTCCCACTGGTGATCCAGAACTTTTAAAATCAGTAAACCGCCCAAAAGGAATTATGGGCTATGATTTGTTCTGTAAAATAATTGATGATGTATCAGAATTTGAGCCAAAATTAAAAAAACTGTATTTTTACAAAGATGGCGAGCCACTTCTGAACAAAAAACTTCCTGATATGATTCGTTATGCCAAAAGTAAAGAAGTAGCAGAAGAATATTGGATAACCACAAATGGTTCATTGTTAAATCCCCATATCAATCATCAATTAATTGATACAGGCTTAAACTTAATTCGTATTTCTATAGAAGCAGTTAATAGTGAAGGTTATCAAAAAATTGCAAAAATTAAATTAGATTATGACAAATTAAAAGAAAATATCGCTCATTTGTATGCTAATCGCAAAAATTGTAAAATTCATATAAAAATTGTTGATTACGGATTATCAGACAATGAAAAAGAAAAATTTTATCATGACTTTGCAGAAATTTCTACTTCCATAAATATTGATAATTTAATGGGTTGGTCAATGTCTGAATCTAAAGATTTTACACTAGGTACTAATCCTAATAAATCTCCTGATGGTGTAGCTTTGGTATCTAAAGAAGTCTGTCCTTTTCCATTTTATACGCTTACAATTAATTTTGATGGTACTGTTTCTGTTTGTTGTGTTGATTGGTCTCATAGTACCTTAGTTGGTGATGTCAAACAGCAATCTTTAAAATCAATTTGGCTGGGAGAAGAATTATTAAAATTTAGAAAAATGCACCTTCAAAAAGAACGCCATAAAAACAAAGCTTGTGGTAACTGTCAATATATTGATACTTTGCAAGATAATCTTGATCAATATTCTGAACTAATTTTACATAAATTAACCAGCTAA